In Nitrosospira briensis C-128, a genomic segment contains:
- a CDS encoding phage adaptor protein encodes MKLWRDFYDLMMPDVPGCPSAAADSALRQSAIAFCEQSLAWQGTHPDVAVAAGTAEYAFTPPTDAVVHAIIHAALDGEEIALYPGEPGMGSMNRHGRKGIPAYILAGAASLTLVPVPGAPGTLSMTVAFKPSPVSTGIVDGQFNEYREAIVHGALVRLMLSPKKPYSSTQLAQYHQQQFAVKTAAAGQRVARGYTRARLQTRIMARGIEQAVK; translated from the coding sequence ATGAAACTGTGGCGTGATTTCTACGATTTGATGATGCCGGACGTGCCCGGTTGCCCATCCGCTGCTGCCGATAGCGCGTTGCGCCAATCCGCCATTGCGTTTTGCGAGCAATCTCTTGCGTGGCAAGGAACGCATCCTGATGTTGCAGTAGCGGCGGGTACGGCAGAATATGCTTTTACCCCACCGACGGATGCGGTTGTACATGCAATTATCCATGCAGCACTGGATGGAGAAGAAATCGCATTGTATCCAGGTGAACCGGGTATGGGCAGCATGAACCGGCACGGGCGGAAGGGTATTCCGGCATATATTCTTGCCGGTGCCGCTTCCTTAACGCTTGTGCCGGTACCTGGCGCGCCCGGTACGCTGTCGATGACCGTTGCTTTCAAACCTTCACCGGTCAGCACGGGGATAGTTGATGGGCAATTCAACGAATACCGCGAAGCGATTGTCCACGGCGCGCTGGTGCGGTTGATGCTGTCGCCCAAGAAGCCGTACTCAAGCACCCAACTTGCTCAATACCATCAGCAGCAATTCGCGGTAAAGACAGCGGCGGCAGGCCAGCGGGTGGCGAGAGGTTATACGCGCGCGCGGTTGCAAACCAGGATCATGGCCAGGGGCATAGAACAAGCCGTCAAATAA
- a CDS encoding FAD-binding protein, translating to MPNGRHENNSNGRIFFRPTILETGRHDSFRQTLEGEYVFRIDRGDKPPFDTYNEATKELQGIIQACIRDGKSLRAHGSLWSLSTVAVTNGRLIDNTALRLAFEVPHALTDSGYAGDAAKLRFVECGNSVAALNEYLFASGLSIKGCGSNNGQTVAGAVSTGTHGGAYNFGAMQEMVVGLHLITGPNKHVYLERKSYPVMQPDFAQSIGADFIQDDTLFNAALVSLGSFGIIHGIMIETRALFILNAVRFRHPYDATLKAAIAACDPTLIPLPAVANAVPRDKPYHFEIFFNPNEGTPPAEAIVLVMYESAYDPDNYTPPEWNAGEPGLGASGLDIMGALVGKIPSPLNKLALPLLNSQVEAEFSPYFKKAIIRDLFRGEKTLGKTLGCGVGMPVSRAIEAMEIAFRIYKDANVVLPLILSHRFVKGTRALLGFTRFDTTAVLEMDAVSTPETRAFYNKVWEALDAAGIPFTLHWGKYNTFLTPDRVRNWYGDTAVDHWLASRETLLESAAVRKIFNNDFTVNAGLTN from the coding sequence ATGCCCAACGGACGACACGAAAACAACTCGAATGGACGAATCTTCTTCCGGCCCACCATCCTGGAAACCGGACGGCATGACTCTTTCAGGCAGACGCTCGAGGGAGAATACGTCTTCCGCATCGACCGGGGCGACAAACCGCCCTTCGATACTTACAACGAAGCGACAAAGGAATTGCAGGGCATCATCCAGGCTTGCATTCGGGATGGCAAGTCTCTGCGCGCGCACGGCAGCTTGTGGTCGCTGAGCACCGTCGCCGTGACGAATGGCCGCCTGATCGACAACACAGCGTTGCGGCTGGCGTTCGAGGTCCCGCATGCGTTGACCGATTCGGGGTATGCGGGCGATGCCGCGAAACTGCGCTTCGTCGAATGCGGCAACTCGGTTGCCGCGCTGAACGAATATCTCTTTGCCAGCGGCTTGTCGATCAAAGGTTGCGGCTCAAACAACGGCCAGACTGTCGCCGGCGCGGTCTCGACGGGAACCCATGGTGGCGCCTACAACTTTGGCGCGATGCAGGAGATGGTCGTTGGGTTGCACCTTATCACCGGACCGAACAAACATGTCTATCTGGAGCGGAAGTCATATCCTGTGATGCAACCTGACTTTGCGCAGAGCATAGGCGCCGATTTCATACAGGACGATACGCTTTTCAACGCTGCGCTGGTGAGCTTGGGCTCTTTCGGCATTATTCACGGCATCATGATCGAGACGCGTGCGCTTTTCATTCTGAATGCCGTCCGGTTCCGGCATCCGTACGACGCCACGCTCAAAGCCGCGATCGCCGCCTGCGACCCGACTCTGATTCCCCTGCCGGCGGTAGCCAACGCTGTGCCTAGAGACAAACCCTACCATTTTGAAATATTCTTCAACCCCAACGAGGGCACGCCCCCTGCCGAAGCCATCGTTCTCGTAATGTACGAATCGGCGTATGATCCGGATAATTACACACCGCCGGAATGGAATGCCGGCGAGCCCGGCCTGGGCGCCTCCGGGCTTGACATTATGGGCGCGCTGGTAGGGAAAATTCCCAGCCCGCTAAACAAGCTGGCCCTGCCATTGCTCAACAGCCAGGTAGAAGCGGAGTTTTCGCCTTATTTCAAAAAGGCGATCATCCGCGATCTCTTCCGAGGCGAGAAGACTTTGGGCAAGACCCTCGGCTGCGGTGTCGGAATGCCCGTCTCCCGGGCGATCGAGGCAATGGAAATCGCTTTCAGGATATACAAAGACGCAAACGTCGTCCTGCCGCTGATACTCTCGCACCGTTTTGTCAAAGGCACACGGGCCCTGCTCGGATTCACCCGCTTCGACACCACGGCAGTCCTGGAGATGGATGCGGTGAGCACCCCGGAAACTCGTGCATTCTACAACAAGGTCTGGGAAGCCCTTGATGCGGCAGGTATTCCCTTCACCCTGCACTGGGGGAAATATAATACATTCCTTACGCCTGATCGCGTGCGTAATTGGTATGGGGACACCGCCGTCGACCATTGGCTCGCCAGCCGCGAGACGTTGCTCGAAAGCGCAGCGGTGCGGAAGATATTCAACAACGACTTCACTGTCAACGCAGGGCTGACGAACTGA
- a CDS encoding DUF6682 family protein → MTFTYQSVIDLARIPLNDEDKARYSDATLLSLANQAVLQILKRRPDLFVGQFASLPDGERMLSDVFPVSAAYVQTVADYVTARTEMTDDEHASSGRAAVFVQLFSAEAQS, encoded by the coding sequence ATGACTTTCACCTACCAATCGGTTATCGATCTGGCGCGCATACCGCTCAATGATGAAGATAAAGCCAGGTATTCAGACGCTACGTTGCTGTCATTAGCCAACCAGGCAGTGCTACAAATCCTCAAGCGCCGGCCTGACTTGTTTGTGGGGCAGTTCGCCAGTCTGCCGGATGGAGAGAGGATGTTGAGCGATGTCTTTCCGGTATCTGCCGCGTATGTGCAAACCGTTGCGGATTACGTCACGGCCAGAACGGAAATGACTGATGACGAGCACGCCAGTTCCGGTCGGGCTGCGGTGTTCGTCCAACTATTCAGCGCCGAGGCGCAATCATGA
- a CDS encoding PBSX family phage terminase large subunit has translation MAAHRAEFPAKLRFLFEPARYKVLYGGRGGAKSWGVARALLIQAAATPLRVLCAREFQNSIVESVHHLLQAQIEATGLGPFYEVQNSMIRGANGSEFIFAGLRNNVTKIKSFEGVDRVWVEEAQTVGKSSWDTLIPTIRKDGSEIWVTYNPELETDETHRRFVVTPPPGAIVVKINWNDNPWFPETLLREKDALKVRDPDAYQNVWEGNCRLTLDGAIYAKELRLAQEEGRIRSVPYDAAKQVHTFFDLGWADNTSIWFAQAVGNELRLIDYYSSNQMPIQHYISVLQNKGYLYGTDWLPHDAKAKTLATGRSVEEIMLAAGRKVRIVPNLSVADGINAGRTIFNRCYFDEQKCAEGLQSLRRYRFDVDPESRQFSGRPLHDYHSHAADAFRYFAVSVEDEKPGASARGVSMKGWRA, from the coding sequence ATGGCCGCGCATAGGGCCGAATTTCCGGCCAAGCTCCGTTTCCTGTTCGAGCCGGCGCGATACAAGGTTCTGTATGGCGGCCGCGGCGGCGCAAAAAGCTGGGGTGTCGCCAGGGCATTACTGATACAGGCGGCTGCTACTCCATTGCGCGTCCTGTGCGCGAGAGAGTTCCAGAACTCTATCGTTGAATCTGTGCATCACCTGTTGCAGGCGCAGATCGAGGCGACCGGACTGGGACCTTTTTATGAGGTGCAAAACAGCATGATTCGGGGGGCCAATGGCTCCGAATTCATATTTGCCGGGCTGCGCAATAATGTCACCAAAATCAAATCGTTTGAGGGCGTTGATCGGGTTTGGGTTGAAGAGGCGCAGACGGTCGGAAAATCAAGTTGGGATACGCTTATTCCGACTATTCGTAAGGACGGATCGGAAATATGGGTTACTTACAACCCGGAGCTGGAAACGGATGAGACACACCGGCGATTTGTCGTCACTCCTCCGCCTGGCGCCATCGTGGTGAAAATCAACTGGAATGACAACCCATGGTTTCCCGAAACCTTGCTTCGGGAAAAAGACGCGTTGAAAGTGCGTGATCCCGATGCTTACCAGAACGTCTGGGAAGGAAATTGCAGGCTGACGCTGGACGGCGCGATCTATGCGAAAGAACTCAGGCTTGCCCAGGAAGAAGGGCGCATCCGGAGCGTGCCCTACGACGCGGCAAAGCAGGTGCATACCTTCTTTGACCTGGGGTGGGCCGATAACACCAGCATATGGTTTGCCCAGGCGGTTGGGAACGAACTCAGGTTGATCGATTATTACAGCAGCAACCAGATGCCGATACAACATTACATCAGTGTGCTGCAAAACAAGGGATATCTATATGGTACTGATTGGTTGCCCCATGATGCGAAAGCCAAAACGCTGGCAACCGGCCGGAGCGTCGAGGAAATCATGCTCGCGGCCGGGCGAAAGGTGAGGATAGTGCCGAATCTGTCAGTTGCCGACGGAATCAATGCCGGGAGAACGATATTCAATCGTTGCTATTTTGACGAACAGAAATGCGCTGAAGGATTACAGAGCTTGAGGCGTTATCGATTCGATGTAGATCCTGAATCCAGACAATTCAGTGGCAGGCCATTACACGATTACCACAGCCACGCCGCGGATGCGTTCAGGTATTTTGCTGTATCGGTGGAGGATGAGAAACCGGGTGCCAGCGCGCGCGGTGTCAGCATGAAGGGGTGGCGCGCATGA
- a CDS encoding phage capsid family protein: MAETNVASGSSVAVKHYSAALFANTLKGASSIENLSGPVEPSAAMEKIAGQTEPGMPIVRIDNLMKSAGDIVSLDLVDTVSGEPLMGDVNREGKGDPLSFSSMEIKINLSSKVIDAGGSMSQQRTKHQLREIALAQLSGYFPRLDTQESLVHLAGARGSQTGTDWTIPLQTSNKFADIMVNPVKAPTFNRHFVVNGANLTAGGQQLGSIVSTDMLKLSHLDVLRKRLDDMDQPLQSVKLPSDRAAQTSKMWIFLATPNQYSVLLTEGSLRAFQQNAMNRSAYLDTRHPLFAGEVGMWNGILVIKNERAIRFMPGENTSIVTAGNAPTATETSQAVNGGLTAGYAVERGLLLGAQALGVAYGKTKVSGMQFGWKEHWYNFESNLEVMGEKVCGKSKVRFSVDDGTGTKVPTDFGVIAVDSAIPL; encoded by the coding sequence ATGGCTGAAACAAACGTAGCAAGCGGAAGCTCGGTTGCTGTAAAACATTATAGCGCCGCACTCTTCGCCAACACCCTGAAGGGGGCATCATCGATCGAAAATCTATCCGGACCCGTGGAGCCATCCGCTGCGATGGAAAAGATTGCGGGTCAAACCGAGCCTGGAATGCCTATTGTTCGTATCGACAACCTGATGAAAAGCGCAGGCGACATTGTTTCGCTGGATCTGGTCGATACCGTAAGCGGCGAGCCGTTGATGGGCGACGTTAACCGCGAGGGCAAGGGCGATCCGCTGTCGTTCTCTTCGATGGAAATCAAGATCAATCTTTCCAGCAAGGTGATCGATGCCGGTGGCAGCATGTCGCAGCAACGCACCAAGCACCAGTTGCGTGAAATTGCCCTGGCGCAATTGTCCGGCTACTTTCCGCGACTGGATACCCAGGAGTCGCTAGTTCATCTGGCAGGCGCGCGTGGTTCGCAAACCGGAACAGACTGGACGATACCGCTTCAGACCAGCAACAAATTTGCCGACATTATGGTTAACCCCGTGAAAGCGCCAACCTTCAACCGGCATTTCGTGGTTAACGGGGCAAATTTGACTGCGGGCGGTCAACAGCTTGGCTCGATTGTCTCCACCGATATGCTGAAACTCTCGCATCTGGATGTATTGCGCAAGCGCCTGGACGACATGGATCAGCCCTTGCAATCGGTGAAGCTGCCAAGTGACCGCGCTGCACAGACCTCGAAAATGTGGATATTCCTTGCAACACCGAACCAGTACTCGGTACTGCTGACCGAAGGTTCGCTACGCGCATTTCAACAGAACGCAATGAATCGCTCGGCCTATCTGGACACTCGCCATCCGCTTTTTGCCGGTGAAGTCGGCATGTGGAACGGCATATTGGTGATCAAGAATGAACGGGCAATTCGTTTCATGCCAGGCGAGAACACCAGTATCGTTACTGCCGGCAATGCGCCGACCGCTACCGAAACCAGCCAGGCAGTCAATGGCGGCCTCACCGCTGGTTACGCCGTGGAGCGCGGGTTGTTGCTCGGCGCTCAGGCACTGGGCGTCGCTTATGGCAAGACCAAGGTCAGCGGCATGCAGTTCGGCTGGAAAGAGCACTGGTACAACTTCGAAAGCAACCTGGAAGTCATGGGCGAGAAAGTGTGCGGAAAGAGCAAGGTGCGCTTTTCGGTCGATGATGGTACCGGTACCAAAGTGCCGACAGACTTCGGCGTCATCGCGGTCGATTCCGCGATACCGCTCTAA
- a CDS encoding right-handed parallel beta-helix repeat-containing protein produces the protein MTTWYVRPDTTHSATRDGKSYATAWGGWSAIVWSGTGVVAGDTLYICGTHRSSSQLIVGNHTSTASSRAIIRGDYAPDPGSLIFTGSAWLFIGRDYTTIQNITITAGTGYCIYLYGAPLIGTTIRGCTLNGGTNLQIINIHGADTLAYVDLTFDSNKFIGGNGPNVGAAINWLATGSLTSARYVTRVTITNNTFTGCSSNRSTIAFRVASTEPATCKISDLIISGNTFRDCTGVAAEAYVEDFGRNTGIRITDNLIYNQLNKPTAMGGGFMLAGFGQSTSPGFGQNIIARNKAYRLAGPTGFSNPFYGSYTYYDNYAEDISTDTIDGNGILFDHGCDNCVAYSNEFKRLIGRGVANEFSAGFGILILDATNIKVYGNIIDGATSGLAFGNKGPGQSSNVFNNTFRNCAWSGVYVVWGAALGNLVRNNIFTAARASAPAVLNTDPGKWTGESGNCFNGFGLLVNHTLHAKSNTADPQLDGNNRPWSAAIVRKGIYLGGMDFYGKRFYNPPNIGGVDDVTVTPRYLVVNP, from the coding sequence ATGACTACCTGGTATGTAAGACCTGACACAACCCATTCAGCTACACGTGATGGCAAATCCTATGCGACTGCCTGGGGTGGTTGGTCTGCCATTGTTTGGAGCGGCACTGGCGTCGTTGCCGGGGACACGCTGTATATATGCGGAACACATCGCTCATCGTCGCAATTGATTGTTGGCAACCATACCTCGACTGCGAGCAGCAGGGCGATTATACGCGGCGACTATGCCCCTGATCCCGGATCACTTATATTTACCGGTTCCGCATGGTTATTTATCGGGCGTGACTATACGACGATCCAGAATATCACAATCACGGCTGGCACCGGTTATTGTATCTACCTGTATGGAGCGCCGCTCATCGGCACGACTATTCGCGGGTGCACACTAAATGGCGGCACAAACCTGCAGATTATCAACATCCACGGCGCCGACACCCTTGCCTACGTTGACCTGACATTCGACAGCAATAAATTCATCGGTGGTAATGGCCCAAACGTGGGCGCAGCAATCAACTGGCTGGCAACAGGTTCGCTCACGTCAGCCAGGTACGTGACCCGAGTGACGATCACTAACAACACTTTTACGGGCTGCTCGTCCAATCGGTCGACCATTGCATTCCGAGTAGCAAGCACCGAGCCCGCAACTTGCAAGATTAGCGATCTGATAATCAGCGGTAATACGTTTCGTGACTGCACCGGCGTGGCGGCGGAAGCCTATGTCGAGGACTTTGGTCGCAACACAGGCATCAGAATTACAGACAATCTGATATACAACCAACTCAATAAGCCAACCGCAATGGGCGGTGGATTTATGCTCGCCGGTTTCGGCCAATCAACATCACCCGGCTTCGGGCAAAACATAATTGCCAGAAACAAAGCATACCGGCTGGCTGGCCCAACAGGATTCTCCAATCCGTTCTACGGCTCGTATACCTATTACGACAACTACGCCGAGGACATAAGTACGGACACGATAGACGGCAATGGGATCCTGTTCGATCACGGCTGCGACAACTGCGTGGCGTACAGCAACGAGTTCAAGCGACTGATTGGTAGAGGGGTGGCGAACGAGTTCAGCGCTGGCTTCGGCATACTGATCCTGGACGCAACCAATATCAAGGTCTATGGCAATATCATAGACGGGGCTACGTCCGGCCTTGCTTTCGGTAATAAAGGGCCGGGTCAATCCTCCAACGTATTTAATAACACTTTCCGCAATTGCGCCTGGTCCGGCGTGTACGTTGTATGGGGGGCAGCGCTCGGCAACCTGGTACGTAACAACATTTTCACCGCAGCGCGGGCTTCCGCACCGGCAGTACTAAACACTGATCCGGGAAAATGGACTGGCGAGTCAGGAAATTGCTTTAATGGCTTCGGGCTTCTCGTCAACCATACGCTGCACGCCAAAAGTAACACTGCCGATCCTCAACTGGACGGAAACAATCGGCCCTGGTCGGCTGCAATCGTACGTAAGGGGATATACCTGGGGGGGATGGATTTCTACGGCAAGCGTTTCTATAACCCGCCCAATATCGGTGGGGTGGATGACGTAACGGTAACGCCGCGCTACCTGGTGGTGAATCCGTAA
- a CDS encoding GNAT family N-acetyltransferase, translated as MNTELIVLLKANMGLPLLPGLAADICIAASRIGTLVPASVIERIEPEKHEDFIFSLERIENIGEEIKPLHRAHWDETEAHRHGLPFNPDYETFIRYERAGRYVLLTLRYRGRLLGNCAMYLDKSAHTQTIIATEDTLYLLPEARKGRAARYFVAYAENAMRLIGASEINITVKTVNKAARFFRLLGYRHVENGLNKILEAENV; from the coding sequence ATGAATACAGAACTGATTGTTTTGCTCAAGGCAAACATGGGCTTGCCCTTGCTGCCCGGGTTGGCGGCGGATATTTGCATCGCCGCCAGCCGGATTGGAACGCTGGTACCGGCAAGCGTCATTGAACGGATCGAGCCTGAAAAACATGAAGATTTCATATTTTCCCTGGAGCGTATCGAGAACATTGGCGAGGAGATAAAGCCGCTGCACCGGGCGCATTGGGATGAGACGGAGGCGCATCGGCATGGGCTGCCGTTCAACCCGGATTACGAGACCTTCATCCGTTATGAACGTGCCGGGCGATATGTTCTCTTGACCCTGAGATACCGAGGAAGATTATTGGGCAACTGTGCCATGTACCTGGATAAGAGCGCACATACGCAAACCATCATCGCCACGGAAGATACCCTTTATTTGCTGCCCGAAGCGCGCAAGGGGAGGGCTGCCCGGTATTTTGTGGCGTATGCGGAAAACGCAATGCGACTCATCGGCGCAAGCGAGATCAATATTACCGTGAAGACGGTCAACAAGGCTGCGCGGTTCTTCCGTCTGCTCGGCTATCGCCATGTGGAAAATGGATTGAATAAAATACTGGAGGCTGAAAATGTGTAG
- a CDS encoding portal protein, whose amino-acid sequence MIEQKITSDIAVEAYDKICRDIRQQPKWRLDSDTDCDYYDGAQTTAEVVQRLKEAGIPPQDSNLIKPTINAVLGLEARSRTDYKVTSDDESQAEIAEGLSARIKEAETESRADRAMSDAYSSMIRAGIGWVEVSREFDPLKYPYRVREVHRNEIYWDWTAKEPDLSDARYLRRDKWVDRLQASLMLPDQAELIQNSWCGWNNLDVYEGTDTGMARAYEIEQAWGQGQQDYLNRNSGMVRLSELWYRHFEEGYVLALPDGKAIEYREENPYHQMAVVQGRVQVQKSLLARTRVSIWLGPHKLMDVPSPLPNTDFPYVPFWCFRKDRSRAPYGLIRDMRGPQDQIIDLDILLYEVLNSVKVEVDNDALDLSQNSYHEVAQNISSLRSMTVLNAQRRNAAGFKVTREHQLAAQVFQLMQERKRRIEEVGGIYRAMLGADTTATSGVAINSLVEQGSTVLAEPNDNFRYARRIVGQQLLALIKQDMLGNATAVAVKRGAGQKIVYFNRQIVTDAGPVVENDIATAQVKVVLEDIPATPSFRAQQLRSFSQIVQAAPPAYQAVLYPAMLELSDVPNRHELADQLRKVSGGDAADQRTQLMREQFEAAMQQQQLAMTGLREQLVKAQQALADKSRELDLKERNLDIEEEKFEVDAQLKIEELQLKHTDTAF is encoded by the coding sequence ATGATCGAACAGAAAATCACCTCGGATATAGCAGTCGAGGCTTACGACAAGATCTGCCGCGATATTCGTCAGCAGCCGAAATGGCGGCTCGACTCAGACACCGATTGCGATTACTACGACGGCGCCCAGACAACCGCGGAGGTAGTCCAGCGACTGAAGGAAGCAGGTATTCCGCCCCAGGACTCGAATCTGATCAAGCCGACGATCAATGCCGTGCTGGGCCTGGAAGCGCGTAGTCGCACCGACTATAAAGTCACCTCGGACGACGAGAGCCAGGCTGAGATCGCAGAAGGCCTTTCCGCACGGATCAAGGAGGCGGAAACCGAGTCACGCGCCGACCGCGCAATGTCCGACGCCTATTCCAGCATGATTCGTGCCGGTATTGGCTGGGTTGAAGTGTCCCGCGAATTCGATCCGCTGAAATATCCGTATCGCGTGCGGGAAGTGCACCGTAACGAGATCTACTGGGACTGGACAGCGAAGGAACCGGATTTGTCCGACGCGCGCTACCTGAGGCGTGATAAATGGGTAGACCGCCTGCAAGCGTCATTGATGCTGCCGGATCAGGCCGAGCTCATCCAGAACAGCTGGTGTGGATGGAACAACCTGGACGTCTATGAAGGAACCGACACCGGCATGGCCAGAGCCTATGAGATCGAGCAAGCCTGGGGTCAGGGCCAGCAGGATTACCTGAACCGGAATTCGGGCATGGTCAGGCTTTCCGAGTTGTGGTACCGGCATTTCGAGGAGGGGTATGTGCTGGCGTTGCCGGACGGTAAAGCCATCGAATACCGCGAGGAGAATCCGTATCATCAGATGGCGGTAGTACAAGGACGGGTACAGGTACAGAAATCGCTGCTCGCAAGGACGCGCGTCTCGATCTGGCTGGGGCCGCATAAATTGATGGATGTGCCAAGCCCGTTGCCGAATACGGATTTCCCTTATGTTCCGTTCTGGTGTTTTCGCAAAGACCGGAGCAGAGCGCCCTACGGGTTGATTCGCGACATGCGCGGGCCGCAGGATCAGATTATCGACCTGGATATTCTGCTCTATGAGGTTCTGAATTCGGTAAAAGTCGAAGTGGACAATGATGCGCTCGACCTCAGTCAGAATTCATACCACGAGGTTGCGCAGAATATCAGCAGCTTGCGATCGATGACTGTTCTGAACGCCCAGCGCCGGAACGCCGCGGGATTCAAGGTAACGCGCGAGCACCAACTTGCGGCGCAGGTGTTCCAGTTGATGCAGGAACGCAAGCGGAGAATCGAGGAAGTCGGCGGCATATACCGGGCCATGCTGGGGGCGGACACCACGGCCACCAGCGGCGTCGCCATCAACAGTTTGGTAGAGCAGGGCTCGACCGTTCTGGCGGAGCCCAACGATAATTTTCGCTACGCTCGACGAATAGTCGGGCAGCAGCTTCTGGCACTCATCAAGCAGGACATGCTGGGCAACGCAACCGCCGTGGCCGTCAAGCGTGGCGCGGGCCAGAAGATCGTGTATTTCAACCGCCAGATAGTTACCGATGCCGGTCCGGTAGTGGAAAACGATATCGCAACCGCCCAGGTCAAGGTCGTGCTGGAAGATATACCTGCCACGCCCAGTTTTCGGGCGCAGCAATTGCGATCATTCAGCCAGATCGTACAGGCGGCTCCGCCGGCTTACCAAGCCGTGTTATATCCAGCCATGCTGGAACTGTCCGATGTACCCAACCGGCATGAACTGGCGGATCAGTTGCGAAAGGTCAGTGGCGGGGACGCAGCAGACCAGCGGACTCAACTCATGCGGGAACAGTTTGAGGCTGCAATGCAGCAACAGCAACTGGCTATGACCGGATTGCGGGAGCAATTGGTCAAGGCGCAGCAGGCGCTGGCTGACAAGTCGCGTGAACTGGACCTTAAAGAGCGGAACCTGGATATTGAAGAAGAGAAGTTTGAGGTGGACGCTCAGCTGAAGATCGAAGAATTACAGTTAAAGCATACCGATACCGCATTTTAG
- a CDS encoding glycoside hydrolase family protein yields MIKPSTAQVRSAMAVLVLTASTLVGIAVHEGYKDEAYIPVPGDVPTIGYGTTAGVRMGDRTTPVRSLVRLLDEIEGVYAAGVKHCVTVPLYQYEYEAFVRLAYNVGVPTFCRKASPGKPPNLIDLINAKKYAEACARIEAFKYGPGRKVLPGLVKRRAEERAICEGKKSGQQNATLSQN; encoded by the coding sequence ATGATTAAACCATCCACCGCGCAAGTCCGGTCTGCAATGGCTGTACTGGTGCTGACGGCATCCACGCTCGTGGGGATTGCAGTGCATGAAGGCTACAAGGATGAGGCATATATTCCTGTGCCCGGCGATGTGCCGACTATTGGATACGGCACGACTGCCGGGGTCAGGATGGGCGACAGGACCACGCCGGTACGGTCACTGGTGCGGTTGCTTGACGAGATCGAGGGCGTCTATGCCGCCGGCGTAAAACACTGCGTGACCGTACCGCTGTACCAGTATGAGTACGAGGCGTTTGTCAGGCTGGCTTATAACGTTGGCGTGCCTACATTCTGCCGGAAAGCTTCGCCAGGAAAACCGCCCAACCTGATCGACTTGATCAACGCCAAAAAATATGCGGAAGCATGCGCACGTATAGAGGCGTTCAAATATGGACCGGGCAGAAAAGTATTGCCGGGCCTGGTAAAGAGGCGGGCCGAAGAACGTGCGATATGCGAAGGAAAGAAATCAGGCCAGCAAAACGCAACATTATCCCAAAATTGA
- a CDS encoding Bor/Iss family lipoprotein, producing MRTASMRKPNTWKEFRAWCTTTCMSLLFLSSCASFQVSVPDSDPIKPEGQTAAYQKKTMHAYFWGLMLDPQVFAAECHGQGINDVVIYRTLAHDLAGVVTLGLWMPTEVRFRCKAPPTRPGTLPVPRKRSRTRNVS from the coding sequence ATGCGAACCGCAAGCATGAGAAAACCCAACACATGGAAGGAATTTCGCGCCTGGTGCACCACTACCTGCATGAGTCTTCTTTTCCTGTCCAGTTGCGCCAGTTTTCAGGTCAGCGTGCCGGATTCCGACCCTATAAAGCCTGAAGGTCAGACTGCGGCTTACCAAAAAAAGACCATGCACGCGTATTTTTGGGGATTGATGCTCGATCCGCAGGTTTTTGCCGCCGAATGCCACGGTCAGGGTATCAATGATGTCGTAATCTACCGTACCCTGGCGCATGATCTTGCCGGTGTTGTCACCCTGGGTCTCTGGATGCCGACGGAGGTGCGATTCCGCTGCAAAGCGCCACCCACAAGGCCGGGCACGCTCCCTGTGCCGCGAAAAAGATCACGAACACGGAACGTTTCTTGA